One window of Gemmatimonadaceae bacterium genomic DNA carries:
- a CDS encoding phosphatase PAP2 family protein has product MRRAGFSLLLLSLAISASAGAQTADTLWKERPLFRTSDAVLAAGFIAAAAAAAPADKYFTRQLQEPARQANRFLKGGATAFRIFGSPGGLVAGGSMYLIGLGRGSRRVEDLGLHTVESILMGSVVAGGIKVVTGRARPYADTANAANFQLMRGLKSDDYRSFPSGHSTAAFAFASIISAETSHWWPHTKWIVGPVVYGAATLTGISRIYNDDHWASDVIAGAAIGTLAGIKVFRYQHSHPGNHLDKLLLRAGVQAMNDGNWALTFSTASR; this is encoded by the coding sequence TTGAGAAGAGCCGGCTTTTCGCTTCTGCTTCTGTCGCTAGCCATCTCCGCTTCGGCGGGCGCGCAAACCGCGGACACTCTCTGGAAGGAGCGTCCGCTTTTCAGGACCAGTGACGCGGTCCTCGCCGCGGGGTTCATCGCCGCCGCGGCCGCTGCTGCGCCTGCGGACAAGTACTTCACTCGCCAACTGCAGGAGCCGGCACGGCAGGCCAACCGGTTCCTCAAGGGAGGCGCGACGGCATTTCGTATTTTCGGGAGCCCGGGAGGACTGGTCGCCGGCGGCAGCATGTACCTGATAGGGCTTGGCCGGGGCAGCCGAAGGGTCGAGGATCTGGGCCTGCACACCGTCGAGTCTATTCTGATGGGGAGCGTGGTGGCGGGGGGGATCAAGGTGGTGACGGGTCGCGCGCGACCGTATGCAGATACCGCGAATGCCGCGAACTTTCAGCTCATGCGGGGCCTGAAGAGCGACGACTACCGCTCCTTTCCATCGGGCCATTCGACGGCCGCGTTCGCGTTCGCGTCGATCATATCGGCCGAGACGAGCCACTGGTGGCCGCACACGAAATGGATCGTTGGTCCGGTCGTGTACGGAGCTGCGACGCTAACCGGAATTTCGCGCATATACAACGATGACCACTGGGCCAGTGACGTGATAGCTGGCGCGGCAATTGGCACGCTCGCGGGGATAAAGGTGTTCCGGTATCAGCACTCGCACCCCGGCAACCATCTCGACAAGCTCTTGTTGCGCGCGGGAGTCCAGGCGATGAACGACGGAAACTGGGCCCTGACCTTTTCAACGGCTTCGAGGTAA
- a CDS encoding zinc-dependent metalloprotease, producing MPESKKSPAQIRTDSIEKANEAAGIRPYGKVVTSAARTRTGLFTTHRVGDTLLFEIPRREMGRDMLLVGRFARASGGSSYGGDEFTERVLRWEREGNRVLLRSMTFELAADSTLPVYQAVFQASYPTIVAAFKVEAYGPDSSAVIDVTPLYTTNVPEFVATRGSFDEKRSFVERVSAFPENVEVEATQTFTPENPPDSERGLSPVPAQSILAHWSMIRLPTRPMMPRLADKRLSYTDVKQTDFGTSQHRSVARSYIRRWRLEKKFPDSALSDPVKPIVYYIDPATPAQWIPWIRKGVEDWQPAFAAAGFRRAIIIRDAPTPAQNPDWSPDDVRNTVVRWLPSTTENADGPDVHDPRSGEILNGSIRVHHNVLNLARNWYITQVAPLDPRARRIPFPDSLMGRLVEYVVAHEVGHTLGFQHNMKASSTYPADSIRSAMWVHRMGHTPTLMDYARFNYVAQPEDHIAVEDLVPRIGPYDLFATRWGYAPVPGARTPDEEKPTLDSWARMQDTVPWYRFSTSGARDSDPGDETEAVGDADAVKSTALGLRNIRRTMPILMSVALRRGEDNSDLSELYDDLVDQWSQELEHVVNIVGGSDSREKYGGQPGPRFTPIASARQRAAIRFLADNAFRTPEYLIDTNLLRRIEPDGTLRRIGAAQARILGGLFDTDRLNRLAEYEALARGRADIYPLGEMLGDVRRAVWRELAAERVTIDPFRRSLQRAWLAQADSRLNPVPAMIISSTPSRGPRARSSTGPNSDVRSLMRGELLDLDTALKLAISHATDRTTRLHIVDARSEIQRILNPER from the coding sequence ATGCCGGAGTCGAAGAAGTCTCCGGCACAGATTCGCACCGACAGTATCGAGAAGGCGAACGAAGCGGCAGGAATCAGGCCTTACGGCAAGGTCGTCACGAGCGCTGCACGCACGCGCACCGGCCTGTTCACTACCCACCGGGTCGGCGACACTCTCCTCTTCGAGATTCCACGTCGCGAGATGGGGCGCGACATGCTCCTCGTTGGACGATTTGCCCGCGCCTCGGGAGGATCATCCTACGGTGGCGACGAATTCACCGAGCGCGTGCTGCGATGGGAGCGCGAAGGCAATCGCGTGCTTCTCAGAAGCATGACGTTCGAGCTTGCCGCCGACTCCACGCTGCCCGTATATCAGGCGGTCTTCCAGGCGAGCTATCCCACAATCGTCGCCGCCTTCAAGGTCGAAGCTTACGGTCCCGACAGCTCCGCTGTCATAGACGTCACGCCGCTCTACACCACCAACGTTCCGGAATTCGTCGCTACGCGTGGATCGTTCGACGAGAAGAGATCCTTCGTCGAGCGTGTCTCGGCTTTCCCCGAGAACGTCGAAGTCGAAGCGACGCAGACGTTCACTCCGGAAAATCCGCCCGATTCGGAGCGCGGACTCAGCCCGGTCCCGGCGCAGAGCATCCTCGCTCACTGGAGCATGATCCGGCTCCCCACGCGTCCGATGATGCCGCGCTTGGCCGACAAGCGACTCAGCTACACGGACGTGAAGCAGACGGACTTCGGAACGTCGCAGCATCGCTCCGTCGCACGATCATATATCCGGCGATGGCGCCTCGAGAAGAAATTCCCGGATTCGGCACTTTCCGATCCCGTGAAACCGATCGTGTATTACATCGATCCGGCCACGCCCGCTCAGTGGATTCCGTGGATCAGGAAGGGAGTCGAGGATTGGCAGCCGGCCTTTGCTGCCGCCGGATTTCGTCGCGCCATCATCATCCGCGATGCGCCGACTCCTGCCCAGAACCCCGACTGGTCACCGGACGACGTTCGCAACACCGTCGTGCGCTGGCTCCCCTCGACGACAGAGAACGCCGATGGGCCCGATGTCCACGACCCGCGCAGCGGCGAGATCCTGAATGGATCCATCCGCGTCCATCACAACGTCCTCAATCTCGCGCGGAACTGGTACATCACTCAGGTCGCACCGCTCGATCCGCGCGCGCGTCGCATCCCCTTTCCCGATTCGCTGATGGGACGGCTCGTGGAGTACGTCGTCGCACACGAGGTCGGACATACGCTCGGTTTTCAGCACAACATGAAAGCGAGCTCGACATATCCGGCCGATAGCATTCGCAGCGCGATGTGGGTGCACCGCATGGGCCACACGCCCACGCTGATGGACTACGCACGATTCAACTACGTGGCACAGCCCGAAGACCACATCGCCGTCGAGGATCTGGTCCCCCGCATAGGGCCCTATGATCTGTTCGCCACCCGGTGGGGATATGCGCCTGTTCCCGGCGCGCGCACCCCGGATGAAGAGAAACCGACTCTCGATAGCTGGGCTCGGATGCAGGACACCGTTCCGTGGTACCGCTTCAGTACTTCCGGAGCCCGCGACAGCGATCCTGGCGACGAGACCGAGGCCGTCGGAGATGCGGACGCGGTGAAATCCACCGCGCTGGGACTTCGCAACATCCGGCGAACGATGCCCATCCTCATGTCCGTCGCGCTCCGGCGAGGAGAGGACAACTCCGATCTGTCGGAGCTTTACGACGACCTCGTTGATCAATGGAGCCAGGAGCTCGAGCACGTCGTCAACATCGTTGGCGGCTCGGACTCACGCGAGAAATACGGTGGACAGCCAGGACCGCGCTTCACCCCGATTGCTTCCGCGCGCCAGCGGGCTGCCATTCGCTTCCTCGCCGACAACGCCTTCCGCACGCCTGAATATCTGATAGACACGAATCTTCTGCGACGTATCGAGCCCGACGGCACGCTACGCCGGATAGGAGCGGCACAGGCACGCATATTGGGCGGTCTCTTCGACACCGATCGGCTGAACCGCCTCGCCGAGTATGAGGCCCTCGCCCGAGGCCGCGCCGACATCTACCCGCTCGGCGAGATGCTTGGCGATGTTCGTCGCGCTGTCTGGAGAGAGCTCGCTGCAGAACGTGTGACCATTGATCCGTTCCGCCGCTCGCTTCAGCGCGCATGGCTGGCACAGGCGGATTCCCGGCTGAACCCCGTGCCCGCGATGATCATCAGCTCGACACCTTCGCGAGGCCCGCGCGCCAGAAGCAGCACCGGCCCCAACAGCGATGTGAGATCGCTGATGCGCGGCGAGCTGCTGGATCTCGACACCGCGCTCAAGTTGGCGATCAGCCACGCCACTGACCGGACAACGCGGCTTCACATCGTGGATGCCCGCTCAGAGATCCAGCGCATTCTCAATCCCGAGCGGTAG
- a CDS encoding FAD-dependent oxidoreductase — translation MTTAYLLARAGRAVVVIDDGQIGGGETGRTTAHLTAALDDRYYQIQKLHGQEGARLAAESHTAAVARIESIASQEDIDCDFERVDGYLFLGDSHKNELDRELAAAHRAGLADVEMVDRAPLDFWNTGPALRFPRQAQFHPLKYLNGLTRAILRDGGQIFCFTHAEKIEDGEPCRVTTSEGHVITADHVVVATNTPVNDWVILHTKQSAYRTFVIGARIPRGSVPHGLYWDTQDPYHYIRVQEVDSRLDPARTEEILIVGGEDHKTGQEDDADERFKSLEDWTRKRFPMVESVDFKWSGQIIEPVDYMAFIGKNPGTDEHIYIATGDSGNGMTHGTIAGILLTDLVLGRPNPWQMLYDPSRKKLRATPEFVKQNLNVAAQYGDWATKGEVASLDDIAPGTGTVLRRGTKKIAVYRDDQGNIHQRSAVCTHLYCIVDWNTAERTWDCPCHGSRFDAYGNVVNGPAITSLAEVEEEEIPASR, via the coding sequence ATGACCACAGCGTACCTCCTCGCTCGCGCCGGCCGTGCTGTGGTCGTGATAGACGATGGCCAGATCGGCGGTGGTGAGACGGGCCGGACTACTGCCCACCTGACCGCCGCGCTCGACGACAGGTACTATCAGATTCAGAAGCTCCACGGTCAGGAAGGCGCAAGGCTCGCCGCCGAGAGCCACACCGCTGCCGTCGCCCGTATCGAGTCCATCGCTTCACAGGAAGACATCGACTGCGACTTCGAGCGCGTGGACGGTTATCTCTTCCTCGGTGACAGCCACAAGAATGAGCTCGATCGCGAGCTCGCTGCCGCCCATCGCGCGGGGCTTGCCGACGTCGAAATGGTGGATCGCGCACCTCTCGATTTCTGGAATACAGGACCCGCGCTCCGCTTCCCTCGCCAAGCCCAGTTCCATCCGCTCAAGTATCTGAATGGCCTTACACGAGCGATTCTCCGCGATGGCGGGCAAATTTTTTGCTTCACTCACGCCGAAAAGATCGAGGACGGCGAGCCCTGTCGCGTGACGACGAGCGAAGGCCACGTCATCACCGCCGATCACGTGGTCGTCGCGACCAACACGCCTGTAAATGACTGGGTGATACTGCACACCAAGCAGTCCGCGTATCGAACCTTCGTGATTGGTGCGCGCATACCGCGTGGATCGGTGCCACACGGATTGTATTGGGACACTCAGGATCCGTATCACTACATACGCGTCCAGGAAGTGGATTCCCGCCTGGATCCCGCCCGCACTGAGGAGATCCTCATCGTCGGTGGCGAGGACCACAAGACTGGCCAGGAAGACGACGCCGATGAGCGCTTCAAGTCCCTGGAGGATTGGACGCGCAAGCGTTTTCCGATGGTCGAGAGCGTGGACTTCAAATGGTCGGGACAGATCATTGAGCCGGTGGACTACATGGCGTTCATCGGAAAGAATCCGGGAACCGACGAGCACATCTACATCGCCACCGGTGATTCCGGAAACGGCATGACCCATGGCACGATCGCCGGCATTCTGCTCACCGATCTCGTGCTCGGAAGACCCAATCCATGGCAGATGCTCTATGATCCGTCACGCAAGAAGCTCCGCGCCACTCCGGAATTTGTGAAACAGAACCTCAACGTCGCTGCACAGTACGGGGACTGGGCAACGAAGGGTGAGGTTGCATCACTCGACGACATTGCCCCGGGTACCGGTACCGTCCTTCGCCGCGGGACGAAGAAGATCGCCGTTTACCGCGACGACCAGGGCAACATCCACCAGCGCTCGGCCGTCTGCACGCATCTCTATTGTATCGTCGACTGGAACACGGCCGAGCGAACATGGGATTGCCCCTGCCACGGCTCGCGATTCGATGCCTATGGCAACGTCGTCAACGGCCCGGCGATTACTTCGCTGGCTGAGGTGGAGGAGGAGGAGATCCCAGCGTCACGATAA
- a CDS encoding DUF853 family protein: MDSNVLDAARAAFPVIANTVTLAAIVHSGECNPEPIVTIPISMMNRHGLIAGATGTGKTRTLQLIAEQLSAVGVPVFVADMKGDLSGIGADGPASDRINSRAKETGYKWQPSAFPVEFLSLTGAKGARGLMGALLGSPRRRSTRSRW, encoded by the coding sequence ATGGATTCGAATGTCCTGGACGCGGCTCGTGCCGCATTTCCCGTCATAGCCAACACTGTCACTCTCGCCGCCATCGTCCACAGTGGCGAATGCAATCCCGAACCGATCGTCACGATACCGATATCGATGATGAATCGGCACGGCTTGATTGCGGGAGCGACGGGCACCGGCAAGACGCGAACGCTGCAGCTCATCGCCGAGCAGCTGTCGGCGGTGGGCGTGCCGGTTTTCGTTGCCGACATGAAGGGTGATCTGTCGGGAATTGGCGCTGATGGCCCGGCCAGCGACAGGATAAACTCCCGGGCGAAAGAGACTGGCTACAAGTGGCAGCCGTCGGCATTCCCCGTCGAGTTCCTGAGCCTTACTGGCGCGAAAGGGGCGCGAGGGCTGATGGGCGCGCTCCTCGGCTCGCCGAGAAGACGCAGTACGCGAAGCCGCTGGTAG
- a CDS encoding enoyl-[acyl-carrier-protein] reductase: protein MQIPARLPLPQIRDWDIFLNMLNIDLNGRRALVAGVADDGGFGFAIAKALAEAGASVSVATWPPALNIFMNLLERGKMDESRRMSNGHLLEFERIYPLDVAFDTIADAPEDLRASKRYNGAGDFSIDGLANRIRADFGDKGLDIVIHSLANAPEVKKPLLETSRNGYLAAVSVSAYSLVGMMSRLAPLMRQGGSFLSLTYMASEKVIPGYGGGMSSAKAALESDTRTLAYEVGRKYGIRVNTISAGPYASRAASAIGIIERMVQYCAENSPLPDPLTAEEVGVTAAFLCSPLGSGITGTTVYVDKGYHTMGMSLSEMGGNDSPPPA, encoded by the coding sequence ATGCAAATCCCGGCCCGTCTCCCTTTGCCGCAAATACGCGATTGGGACATATTCCTCAACATGCTCAATATTGACCTCAACGGGCGCCGCGCGCTCGTGGCCGGCGTCGCGGACGACGGTGGTTTCGGCTTCGCAATCGCCAAGGCACTTGCCGAGGCAGGAGCATCGGTGTCGGTGGCGACCTGGCCTCCGGCACTCAACATCTTCATGAACCTGCTCGAGCGCGGGAAGATGGATGAATCCCGCCGGATGTCGAACGGACACCTGCTGGAATTCGAGCGGATATATCCCCTCGATGTCGCATTCGACACCATCGCCGACGCTCCGGAGGACCTCCGCGCGAGCAAACGGTACAACGGTGCGGGCGATTTCTCGATAGACGGCCTCGCCAATCGCATTCGGGCGGATTTCGGCGACAAGGGTCTCGACATCGTCATCCATTCCCTCGCCAACGCACCCGAGGTGAAGAAGCCGCTGCTCGAGACCAGCCGCAACGGATACCTCGCCGCCGTGAGTGTCAGCGCCTACTCGCTCGTCGGAATGATGAGCCGGCTGGCCCCGCTGATGCGTCAAGGCGGATCGTTCCTCTCTCTCACCTACATGGCAAGCGAAAAAGTCATTCCCGGTTATGGCGGCGGAATGTCTTCGGCGAAGGCGGCACTCGAGAGCGACACCCGCACGCTTGCCTATGAGGTCGGAAGAAAGTACGGAATCCGCGTGAACACCATCTCCGCCGGACCGTATGCCTCACGCGCCGCGAGCGCGATCGGAATCATTGAGCGAATGGTGCAGTACTGCGCGGAAAACTCGCCGCTTCCGGATCCGCTGACCGCGGAGGAAGTGGGTGTCACCGCGGCATTCCTGTGTAGCCCGCTGGGAAGCGGCATCACCGGCACGACGGTCTACGTGGACAAGGGTTATCACACAATGGGAATGTCCCTCTCCGAAATGGGCGGAAACGACAGCCCTCCCCCTGCGTAA
- a CDS encoding GGDEF domain-containing protein, translating to MSKKSDASTHSRFRSLSDPETLTRFAQNLGEGIYITTERGEILDANPAFLKIFGVATLDELKSYRVSDFVDASIRKQEVELVEREGSIRDRELQITRPDGGVRTVLDTWYTNTDPETGEHVFHGILVDITGRKALETQLIEQSLRDPLTGCYNRRYLGTLYAAVRELTATWGCIYVDIDHFKQYNDMNGHAAGDAVLVKMSRFLMRHVRAEEPVIRMGGDEFMVALFDTDLAETELIAHRLEKAGEERGSVSFSLGWAARDNAENLEETVNRADRELINVRVVRRPGSYTRRTPADSARK from the coding sequence TTGAGCAAAAAGTCCGACGCCTCAACTCACTCCCGGTTCAGGAGCCTGAGCGATCCGGAGACTCTCACCAGGTTCGCACAAAATCTCGGCGAAGGAATCTACATAACCACAGAGCGCGGAGAGATTCTGGACGCCAACCCGGCATTCCTGAAAATCTTCGGCGTCGCCACACTGGACGAGCTGAAGAGCTACCGCGTGAGCGATTTCGTGGATGCCAGCATCAGGAAACAGGAAGTGGAGCTGGTGGAGCGGGAAGGCTCGATCCGCGACCGGGAACTTCAGATCACGCGTCCGGATGGCGGAGTGCGAACGGTTCTGGACACATGGTACACCAACACGGACCCCGAGACAGGGGAGCACGTCTTTCACGGCATCCTGGTGGACATTACGGGACGCAAGGCGCTCGAGACGCAGCTCATCGAGCAGAGCCTTCGCGACCCGCTCACGGGATGCTACAACAGAAGGTATCTGGGGACGCTGTATGCCGCGGTTCGCGAGCTGACGGCAACGTGGGGATGCATTTACGTGGACATCGACCACTTCAAGCAGTACAACGACATGAACGGCCACGCGGCGGGCGACGCTGTGCTGGTGAAGATGAGTCGCTTCCTCATGAGGCACGTGCGGGCGGAAGAGCCGGTGATACGGATGGGGGGCGACGAATTCATGGTCGCGCTATTCGATACCGATCTCGCGGAGACCGAGCTCATCGCGCACCGTCTGGAGAAAGCGGGCGAGGAGCGCGGGTCGGTTTCGTTCTCTCTCGGATGGGCAGCGCGGGACAATGCCGAGAATCTGGAGGAGACGGTGAACCGCGCCGACCGCGAGCTGATCAACGTGCGCGTCGTTCGCCGGCCGGGCAGCTATACGCGCCGGACCCCCGCGGATTCAGCCAGGAAATAG
- a CDS encoding nitroreductase family protein → MPDTLPDPLVVNSRTADASVDPQFLDRWSPRAFSPEPLDEATIMSLFEAARWAPSSGNEQPWIYLYATVPEERARFLDILDESNRIWVKHAPMIAFVVARLTLARNGKPNRTARFDAGSSWLSLALEARKLGLYAHAMAGFDLNKAYDSLNVPRDGYEVMAAIAIGKYGDPSQLDERNRGREKPSGRRHVSEFVFRGQLPTLTSDSTQSPHDSDA, encoded by the coding sequence ATGCCCGATACCCTTCCCGATCCCCTGGTCGTCAACAGCCGCACCGCGGACGCTTCGGTAGATCCGCAATTCCTGGATCGCTGGTCTCCGCGCGCCTTCTCGCCCGAGCCCCTGGATGAAGCCACCATCATGTCACTCTTCGAGGCCGCTCGGTGGGCTCCGTCCTCCGGGAACGAGCAGCCGTGGATCTACCTCTACGCCACTGTTCCCGAGGAACGCGCCCGATTTCTGGACATCCTTGACGAGTCCAATCGAATCTGGGTAAAGCACGCGCCGATGATCGCTTTCGTCGTCGCCCGTCTCACGCTCGCCCGGAATGGCAAGCCGAATCGCACCGCTCGCTTCGACGCCGGTTCCTCATGGCTCTCTCTCGCCCTCGAGGCGCGAAAGCTCGGGCTCTACGCACACGCCATGGCGGGCTTCGACCTGAACAAAGCGTACGATTCGCTCAACGTCCCTCGCGATGGATACGAAGTGATGGCCGCCATCGCGATCGGAAAGTATGGCGATCCCAGTCAGCTCGATGAACGCAACCGCGGACGCGAAAAGCCGAGCGGTCGCAGGCACGTCTCGGAATTCGTGTTTCGCGGACAGCTTCCGACGTTAACTTCAGACTCGACGCAAAGCCCCCATGACTCCGATGCCTGA
- the tkt gene encoding transketolase, which translates to MPETKSTPSSASLDQLCINAIRVLSMDAVQKADSGHPGTPMALAPLAYVLWTRHLRYNPHNPGWIDRDRFILSAGHASMLLYSVLYLTGYDLTLQDLKQFRQWESRTPGHPEYGYTAGVETTTGPLGQGVGNSVGMAVAEAQLAATFNRPGHEIIDHHTYFIASDGDMMEGISHEASSYAGHLGLGKIVGFYDDNHITIEGDTDLTFSDDTAKRFEAYGWHVQRVEDANDLDALDNATVAAREVRDRPSLIIVRSHIGYGSPHKHDTAEAHGSPLGVEEIKLTREALGYPSQEPFYVVPEALAHWRTMSDRGAKIESEWQHRYHAYKATHSADAAELERRLRGELLEGWEDLIPSFTAENGSVASRAASGTVLNAIAPKLPELVGGSADLASSTNTIVKGAPNITPDNYAGRNFHFGIREHGMAAIMNGMSAHGGFIPYGATFLIFSDYMRPSVRLASIMKRHVIYVYTHDSIGLGEDGPTHQPIEQLSTLRAIPGFTLIRPADASETAEAWRAALKHSHGPVALVLTRQKLGFIDRTKYAPASGLAKGAYVLADAPGGAPQVVLMSSGSEVALILEAQQQLEAQGIRARAVSMPSHEIFASQGAEYRDSVLLLGVKRISIEAGHPMSWDRWVGSDGITIGLECFGASAPYKELYEHLGITVSKIVEAVKQLVA; encoded by the coding sequence ATGCCTGAAACGAAATCCACTCCCTCGTCCGCCAGTCTCGACCAGCTTTGCATCAATGCTATTCGGGTCTTGTCCATGGATGCGGTCCAGAAGGCGGACTCAGGACACCCGGGCACGCCGATGGCGCTCGCGCCGCTCGCCTATGTGCTCTGGACCCGCCACCTTCGATACAATCCGCACAATCCCGGGTGGATAGACCGCGATCGCTTCATCCTCTCTGCCGGCCACGCTTCGATGCTCCTCTACAGCGTGCTCTATCTCACCGGCTACGACCTCACCCTTCAGGATCTGAAGCAGTTCCGGCAGTGGGAGAGCAGAACTCCCGGACATCCTGAGTACGGCTACACCGCGGGAGTCGAGACCACCACCGGCCCGCTCGGCCAGGGAGTCGGCAACTCGGTGGGAATGGCGGTGGCCGAGGCGCAGCTTGCGGCGACGTTCAATCGCCCGGGGCACGAGATCATTGACCATCACACCTACTTCATCGCCAGCGACGGTGACATGATGGAAGGCATCTCGCACGAGGCTTCATCATACGCCGGACATCTTGGGCTGGGAAAGATCGTCGGATTCTACGACGACAATCACATCACGATCGAGGGTGATACCGACCTCACCTTCAGCGACGACACCGCGAAACGCTTCGAGGCATACGGCTGGCACGTCCAGCGCGTCGAGGACGCGAACGATCTCGATGCGCTCGACAACGCGACCGTCGCCGCCAGGGAAGTGCGCGACCGGCCCTCGCTGATCATTGTCAGGTCGCACATCGGATACGGCAGTCCCCACAAGCACGACACGGCCGAGGCGCACGGATCACCCCTCGGCGTCGAAGAGATCAAGCTCACCAGGGAAGCTCTGGGCTACCCGTCACAGGAGCCTTTCTACGTTGTGCCCGAAGCGCTGGCGCATTGGCGGACGATGTCCGATCGCGGCGCGAAGATCGAGAGCGAGTGGCAGCACAGGTACCACGCATATAAGGCCACTCATTCCGCAGATGCGGCCGAGCTCGAGCGCCGGCTGCGCGGCGAGCTCCTCGAAGGATGGGAAGATCTCATCCCGTCGTTCACAGCGGAGAACGGAAGCGTCGCGAGCCGTGCTGCTTCCGGGACCGTGCTCAATGCCATCGCTCCGAAGCTGCCCGAGCTCGTCGGCGGTTCTGCCGATCTCGCATCGTCCACGAACACCATCGTGAAAGGCGCGCCCAACATCACGCCGGACAATTATGCCGGTCGCAATTTCCATTTCGGGATTCGTGAGCACGGCATGGCCGCGATCATGAACGGAATGTCGGCCCATGGCGGATTCATTCCATACGGAGCGACGTTCCTGATCTTCTCGGATTACATGCGCCCCTCGGTGCGCCTCGCATCGATCATGAAGCGCCATGTCATCTACGTCTACACGCATGACTCGATCGGGCTTGGCGAAGATGGTCCGACACACCAGCCCATCGAGCAGCTCAGCACGCTCCGCGCGATTCCCGGGTTCACGCTGATTCGTCCCGCGGATGCCTCGGAGACCGCGGAGGCCTGGCGAGCGGCTCTCAAGCATTCCCACGGGCCGGTCGCGCTCGTTCTCACCAGACAGAAGCTCGGGTTCATTGACCGCACGAAATATGCGCCCGCGAGCGGCCTGGCGAAGGGTGCCTACGTCCTTGCCGACGCCCCCGGCGGAGCACCCCAGGTCGTGCTCATGTCGAGCGGATCCGAGGTCGCCCTCATTCTCGAAGCTCAGCAGCAGCTCGAGGCTCAGGGCATTCGGGCACGCGCCGTTAGCATGCCGAGTCATGAGATTTTCGCTTCGCAGGGCGCTGAGTATCGCGACAGTGTCTTGCTATTGGGGGTAAAACGGATTTCCATTGAGGCTGGACACCCCATGTCCTGGGATCGGTGGGTTGGGTCAGATGGGATCACCATCGGCCTCGAGTGCTTCGGTGCCTCGGCACCGTACAAGGAGCTCTACGAGCACCTCGGCATTACGGTCTCGAAGATCGTCGAGGCCGTAAAACAGCTCGTCGCCTGA
- a CDS encoding cyclase family protein has translation MRLYDVSITLAPGIPEWPGDTPFSCGWTATTSNGSSVNLSSITSSPHVGTHADAPLHVRDGWPGSHELPLEAFYGPVIVIDVSDVSDVSDVRGELNFNDIEPLLAGQPTERLILRTGATIASGTFPDHWATLSESCVRVLLGLGLRLLGVDAPSVDARDSKSLAVHKMLFSGNAFILENLDLRRTPPGPYDIMAFPIKMMSLDAAPVRAILLER, from the coding sequence ATGCGCCTGTACGACGTCAGCATCACACTCGCGCCCGGCATCCCCGAGTGGCCGGGCGACACACCGTTCTCGTGCGGATGGACGGCGACGACATCGAACGGATCGAGCGTCAATCTCTCCAGCATTACGTCGAGCCCGCACGTCGGAACACACGCCGACGCACCGCTGCATGTGCGCGATGGCTGGCCGGGCTCGCACGAGCTTCCGCTCGAGGCATTCTACGGCCCCGTCATTGTCATTGATGTGAGCGATGTGAGCGATGTGAGCGATGTGCGCGGTGAGCTGAACTTCAACGACATCGAGCCGCTTCTCGCTGGACAGCCCACGGAGCGATTGATCCTCAGGACCGGAGCGACCATTGCGTCCGGCACTTTCCCCGATCACTGGGCTACTCTCTCCGAATCATGCGTGCGTGTCCTTCTCGGGCTCGGCCTCAGGCTGCTCGGCGTCGACGCGCCTTCAGTGGACGCGAGAGATAGCAAGTCACTCGCAGTTCACAAGATGCTCTTCTCGGGAAATGCCTTCATTCTCGAGAACCTCGACCTCCGGCGCACGCCGCCAGGCCCGTACGACATCATGGCGTTCCCCATCAAGATGATGTCGCTGGATGCCGCGCCGGTGCGCGCGATCCTGCTCGAGCGCTAA